Within the Gossypium raimondii isolate GPD5lz chromosome 12, ASM2569854v1, whole genome shotgun sequence genome, the region ATCACCAGCTGTAGATGACAGTAGTGTAACCAAACTGTTATCTTATCCATTCATAACCATCGAGAAATTTCAAGAGGACCAAAAGCATCTAGAAATCTCAAAGAGATTAAAAACCTTCAAGGAACACCCCGGGTAAACAAGACAATTAACTGATGATAACTGTCccaacataaaaaataacaaaacaaaccTTCGCTGTCTGCGTGTCGACAACCTTGTTCTCAACTAAATCACATTTGTTCCCAACCAGAAGCTTACATACACTGTCATTAGCATATCTGTCAATCTCGTTCAACCACTGCTTGACATTGTTGAAGCTCTCCATCTCGGTAACATCATAGACGACCTGTTGTAATACCAACAAAAGGATTCTGAGACACTTAACAGGGTCAGATATGAAATAAGAAAGTAAAAtgtttaacaataaaaatatatgttctaTGTTCTTTAACATGCTAGGATTtgattttgacaattttttttttataaatttcaggGTGTTCAAACAGCAGTATGGACTTATATTCACCTAGCTGACCAATGGAATCAGTAAATGGGAGGCAATTAGCAAGAGCTACAGTGAACATTTCTGTCACACATTCCTGATTGGAAATAAATTTACACacccaaaatagaaaattcaaaaCAGCAGTAAAAAGCCaataatatgtatgtttagTAAAGCAGGCTCCTCCTCTTTCACCAAGTTGAGAATTTATAAATAAGGTAGTTTTGGGCTCACATTACAATTAGCATGACGCAAGAACATCCAGAATATTGACTGCAAGTTAATTATATTtgcaagaaagaaaatggatatCAATTAGCAGATAACCTGATCGTCATATTTTCTTGAAACACATCCCAATACCCACCCTGAAGGTCTAGTTgggataaaattttatgatctGAGATCAATCAGGTTCAGTTTCTTACTATTATCCCATGAGCTCCTCGGTAGTAGCTGCTAGTAATAGTCCGAAAACGCTCCTGTCCAGCAGTATCCCACTAAAAGAAACAAGAGCAAAATGTTACACATTAATTGAGAGCCAGTGAGAAAGGGGGAAAAACTTTTAGAGGAAAGTGATGCATGGCTCTTCCGTCACTAATTTCTCCCAACATTAGACAGCCATGGTCAAACGTaagaaaagtaattaaattggattaactAAACAAACTTGTCCTACAAACACCTTCCTAATGGCCACAACTAACAACTCCTGCATCAGTTATACAACTAAAGTCTCCATTTCTGGGGTGAAAGTACTTGTGAAATCCCTCTATTATAGGGACTAGACcaaattaatccctatactattaaatggatcaatttaatccatgtactgttaaaaagaatcaaataaggccAATTGCAATAAAGTTAACATTTACTGTTAAAAACAtaacatgaaaattattttttatcatttgcaaTTCAACTCCGgacaaaatatttcatttgcaGAACCATAAAAAGCTTTCATAATAGTAACTTTGTTAACAGTAAATAACAATTTCTAacaataaatgttaactctattgaaatttggacttatttgattttttttaatagtacaagGACTATATTGATCAATTTAACAATAGAGAGACTAATTTGATCCAATCCCTATAATAGAGGAACCCGCTAGGTACATTCACCCCAATTCCGGTGTATCAAAATTAAGTCATTAGATTATGCAAGCCCTTCTTGGTAGGAAATTGATATATGGCACTATCTTCTCTCAATCATTTACAACTAAACCATCTATATATAAAGCCAAACACTAGTAGCAGCCTTTATTGACAGTTGGGTCATATACTCGTATTCTTCTACCAAGACAATAATTTGACACGGGACTCTCGCAAGCCCATATGGCTTTCCTACATGACAACAAAATTATATAGGGTTGTAAATTTAGcgacattcaaaatttttttgaccataaataactttgaaagaatgaaaatatcAGCTTAAATTAAAGAAGATTGGAAATGCAATGTAATTGGCTTTGAAAAGTAAATTACATTTAGTAAAGAAACATATTATACTCACAATTTGCAGCTTGATTGTCTTGCCGTCCAACTCCACTGTTCTGATTTTCTGAATATAAACaattatgtaaattaattttcacatttttagcAGATGAAAGTATGAAACAACttccattaaaaatatttttccagcaACGAAAAAAAAACTCACGAAATCAACACCGATGGTACTGATGTAGCTATCCACGTAAGAATCATCCTGGgaaaaaaacaaagtaaaaaacaCTTAATATTCATAACCCTAATTACTCTAACATTAACCTTAAAATCAAGTTCATTACTCATTCTTCTTCTTAATTTACAACAAGAAAGAGGGGAAAACCCAAAAGGCCAAAACCAAACCGACAATGTAAAAAATCGAAAATAACAACTGAAAAGCAATCTAAAGaatagaaagaaattaaaatttacagcAAATCTGAGAAGCAAGCAGGATTTTCCGACGGAGGAATCGCCGATAAGTAGAAGCTTGAACAGATAATCACTGAAAACCaacaagaaagaaaagttttgaaatgaaatgtgagtagtaatatatggaaaaattacTGATAAATGGAAAGAGAAAAGGGAAGAGGAAATGGTGGACTCACTATTCGTTACTCATGATTGAATCGAAAAGgggaaattttttgaaacaatttCAGAGAAAGAGGAAGGGAAAGCTTTGGCCGTCACTCTATCCCCTTCTTATTgtagacaaattaaatattaaatattcttatttttattatataagggtAATAAAACGTTCCAAAGGCTTTGAAAGCCTTCCAACAAATTATTATATACGGACACCCATAATCTGTATGGTAAAAATTACCTATACTAGTATCtataatttttcctaaattgGCATCATCCTCCCATGCAATTCATACTCGAATCAGGTAAGTCATTCATTCGTGAATTTTATCAGTTTCACGGGTCTAACTCATTTATAAGATtcgatttaataaattattacaaaatttataaaaataaaataatatttcaaaaataaaaaaaaagttttcagTTTATGAGTTAATCGATCTAATACCTCTCTTAAACTGGTTTCTCAACTAGTTTAACCAGTATGATAGACCGATTCGATCTTGTTCAAACAACCATACCTTCAATTGAATTCTAACCCAGCagagaatttataaaaaatctctcatttttacaaagtaataaataatattttgagagcaattttatttttcatataaacaaaaaaaattatttacgcataatgaaatttaaacctaaaacattaaaatttttaacaactcaattttggctaatttaccaaaaaaagccaatttttttaaaaatttgccgaaatgggccggttttttaattatttaccggattGGGCCATTTTTCCCGAAATCGCGttcacgtcggtagcgatgttAGGTACGTGATGAGACATCAgcgtcacgtcggtagcgactggCGGCGTGgaggaaatcgcgtccttgaggAAGCGATTTCCTCCATGTCGgcagtcgctaccgacgtgacgcTGATGTGATCGCCACAATGAAACAGTGCTCAACGGTCAAAAATTGACTGCTGCCCCCCAACGGtaaattttttactatataaaccccacccttttattttcacaaacaaattcaatatcaatttcattaaaaattctctcaattccttaaaaattctctcaatttccttccaaaattctctcaaactctcaaattccttccaaaatcctttcaaattccttcaaaaatctccaaatccatattaaatttttttcccattaaatttcatttttaagaaaattttaaaatttttattttttaaatgattttaaaattttaatattttcaacaatggcggatcattgattcgtcttgataggaatcacatatcggtggagcaaatgaacatggtaagtattaaatttaaattttaaattttatttaagatatttttatttatgtatttttagatatttattaatttattttttgttataaaaggtgAAGATCGTATTGGCATGCAATATtcgaatatgcatgctcctccatcaccgttagtagagaactactaTGGAAGCGGATTTTGGCACGCGTGGCGATGGTAGGCcgggatgcaagttggagccAAACCGATCGgtcgttgatcgagaggtggagacgaGACGCACaaatttcatcttccatgtggagagtgcactatcactctagaagatgtccatctgcatttgggattgccggtgggcGGGCACCTAATGTAGGcctgcccaatctagcaattgggaggcggtgtgctactGAGCTTTTGGCGCCGTTAGGATAAAATGAATGGAGGTAAGGTGGAGATGGGTTTgttacgtgccaccttcccggtcgaatgaaaattcaaccgaaattgaaagaatccgatatgctcgagcatacattcttcaaataattggaggctaTCTCATGGCGACACGTCACTTgagccgtgtacatctaaggtggtgctaaaactcgttgattttagagcaaaggtgaatttagttggggtc harbors:
- the LOC105763042 gene encoding ras-related protein RABD1; its protein translation is MSNEYDYLFKLLLIGDSSVGKSCLLLRFADDSYVDSYISTIGVDFKIRTVELDGKTIKLQIWDTAGQERFRTITSSYYRGAHGIIVVYDVTEMESFNNVKQWLNEIDRYANDSVCKLLVGNKCDLVENKVVDTQTAKAFADEIGIPFLETSAKDSINVEQAFLTMAGEIKKKMGNQPTGNKSAGTVQMKGQPIEQKNNCCG